Proteins encoded together in one Oncorhynchus gorbuscha isolate QuinsamMale2020 ecotype Even-year unplaced genomic scaffold, OgorEven_v1.0 Un_scaffold_867, whole genome shotgun sequence window:
- the LOC124020624 gene encoding uncharacterized protein LOC124020624 isoform X2, which translates to MLMLLELVENCYQTDTNLMLLELVENCYQTDDTKLMLLELVENCYQTDDTKLMLLELVENCYQTDDTKLMLLELVENCYQTDDTKLMLLELVENCYQTDDTKLMLLELVENCYQTDDTKLMLLELVENCYQTDDTKLMLLELVENCYQTDDTKLMLLELVENCYQTDDTNLMLLELVENCYQTDDTNLMLLELVENCYQTDDTKLMLLELVENCYQTDDTNLMLLELVENCYQTDDTNLMLLELVENCYQTEDTKLMLLELVENCYQTEDTKLMLLELVENCYQTDDTNLMLLELVENCYQTDDNNVILPQLCKCVEGGAGRTLAFLACWFLASSLSCCIDPGLLH; encoded by the exons ATGCTGATGCTTCTAGAGTTGGTGGAGAACTGTTACCAGACTGATACCAATCTGATGCTTCTAGAGTTAGTGGAGAACTGTTACCAGACTGATGATACCAAGCTGATGCTTCTAGAGTTAGTGGAGAACTGTTACCAGACTGATGATACCAAGCTGATGCTTCTAGAGTTAGTGGAGAACTGTTACCAGACTGATGATACCAAGCTGATGCTTCTAGAGTTAGTGGAGAACTGTTACCAGACTGATGATACCAAGCTGATGCTTCTAGAGTTAGTGGAGAACTGTTACCAGACTGATGATACCAAGCTGATGCTTCTAGAGTTAGTGGAGAACTGTTACCAGACTGATGATACCAAGCTGATGCTTCTAGAGTTAGTGGAGAACTGTTACCAGACTGATGATACCAAGCTGATGCTTCTAGAGTTAGTGGAGAACTGTTACCAGACTGATGATACCAAGCTGATGCTTCTAGAGTTAGTGGAGAACTGTTACCAGACTGATGATACCAATCTGATGCTTCTAGAGTTAGTGGAGAACTGTTACCAGACTGATGATACCAATCTGATGCTTCTAGAGTTAGTGGAGAACTGTTACCAGACTGATGATACCAAGCTGATGCTTCTAGAG TTAGTGGAGAACTGTTACCAGACTGATGATACCAATCTGATGCTTCTAGAGTTAGTGGAGAACTGTTACCAGACTGATGATACCAATCTAATGCTTCTAGAGTTAGTGGAGAACTGTTACCAGACTGAAGATACCAAGCTGATGCTTCTAGAGTTAGTGGAGAACTGTTACCAGACTGAAGATACCAAGCTGATGCTTCTAGAGTTAGTGGAGAACTGTTACCAGACTGATGATACCAATCTGATGCTTCTAGAGTTAGTGGAGAACTGTTACCAGACTGATGATAACAATGTGATCCTTCCACAGTTATGCAAGTGTGTGGAAGGTGGGGCGGGCAGGACCTTAGCATTTTTAGCATGTTGGTTTTTAGCATCTAGTCTGTCCTGTTGCATCGACCCTGGGTTGCTCCACTAA
- the LOC124020624 gene encoding uncharacterized protein LOC124020624 isoform X1, translated as MLMLLELVENCYQTDTNLMLLELVENCYQTDDTKLMLLELVENCYQTDDTKLMLLELVENCYQTDDTKLMLLELVENCYQTDDTKLMLLELVENCYQTDDTKLMLLELVENCYQTDDTKLMLLELVENCYQTDDTKLMLLELVENCYQTDDTKLMLLELVENCYQTDDTNLMLLELVENCYQTDDTNLMLLELVENCYQTDDTKLMLLELVENCYQTDDTNLMLLELVENCYQTDDTNLMLLELVENCYQTDDTNLMLLELVENCYQTEDTKLMLLELVENCYQTEDTKLMLLELVENCYQTDDTNLMLLELVENCYQTDDNNVILPQLCKCVEGGAGRTLAFLACWFLASSLSCCIDPGLLH; from the exons ATGCTGATGCTTCTAGAGTTGGTGGAGAACTGTTACCAGACTGATACCAATCTGATGCTTCTAGAGTTAGTGGAGAACTGTTACCAGACTGATGATACCAAGCTGATGCTTCTAGAGTTAGTGGAGAACTGTTACCAGACTGATGATACCAAGCTGATGCTTCTAGAGTTAGTGGAGAACTGTTACCAGACTGATGATACCAAGCTGATGCTTCTAGAGTTAGTGGAGAACTGTTACCAGACTGATGATACCAAGCTGATGCTTCTAGAGTTAGTGGAGAACTGTTACCAGACTGATGATACCAAGCTGATGCTTCTAGAGTTAGTGGAGAACTGTTACCAGACTGATGATACCAAGCTGATGCTTCTAGAGTTAGTGGAGAACTGTTACCAGACTGATGATACCAAGCTGATGCTTCTAGAGTTAGTGGAGAACTGTTACCAGACTGATGATACCAAGCTGATGCTTCTAGAGTTAGTGGAGAACTGTTACCAGACTGATGATACCAATCTGATGCTTCTAGAGTTAGTGGAGAACTGTTACCAGACTGATGATACCAATCTGATGCTTCTAGAGTTAGTGGAGAACTGTTACCAGACTGATGATACCAAGCTGATGCTTCTAGAG TTAGTGGAGAACTGTTACCAGACTGATGATACCAATCTGATGCTTCTAGAGTTAGTGGAGAACTGTTACCAGACTGATGATACCAATCTGATGCTTCTAGAGTTAGTGGAGAACTGTTACCAGACTGATGATACCAATCTAATGCTTCTAGAGTTAGTGGAGAACTGTTACCAGACTGAAGATACCAAGCTGATGCTTCTAGAGTTAGTGGAGAACTGTTACCAGACTGAAGATACCAAGCTGATGCTTCTAGAGTTAGTGGAGAACTGTTACCAGACTGATGATACCAATCTGATGCTTCTAGAGTTAGTGGAGAACTGTTACCAGACTGATGATAACAATGTGATCCTTCCACAGTTATGCAAGTGTGTGGAAGGTGGGGCGGGCAGGACCTTAGCATTTTTAGCATGTTGGTTTTTAGCATCTAGTCTGTCCTGTTGCATCGACCCTGGGTTGCTCCACTAA
- the LOC124020624 gene encoding uncharacterized protein LOC124020624 isoform X3: MLMLLELVENCYQTDTNLMLLELVENCYQTDDTKLMLLELVENCYQTDDTKLMLLELVENCYQTDDTKLMLLELVENCYQTDDTKLMLLELVENCYQTDDTKLMLLELVENCYQTDDTKLMLLELVENCYQTDDTKLMLLELVENCYQTDDTKLMLLELVENCYQTDDTNLMLLELVENCYQTDDTNLMLLELVENCYQTDDTKLMLLELVENCYQTDDTKLMLLELVENCYQTDDTNLMLLELVENCYQTDDNNVILPQLCKCVEGGAGRTLAFLACWFLASSLSCCIDPGLLH, translated from the exons ATGCTGATGCTTCTAGAGTTGGTGGAGAACTGTTACCAGACTGATACCAATCTGATGCTTCTAGAGTTAGTGGAGAACTGTTACCAGACTGATGATACCAAGCTGATGCTTCTAGAGTTAGTGGAGAACTGTTACCAGACTGATGATACCAAGCTGATGCTTCTAGAGTTAGTGGAGAACTGTTACCAGACTGATGATACCAAGCTGATGCTTCTAGAGTTAGTGGAGAACTGTTACCAGACTGATGATACCAAGCTGATGCTTCTAGAGTTAGTGGAGAACTGTTACCAGACTGATGATACCAAGCTGATGCTTCTAGAGTTAGTGGAGAACTGTTACCAGACTGATGATACCAAGCTGATGCTTCTAGAGTTAGTGGAGAACTGTTACCAGACTGATGATACCAAGCTGATGCTTCTAGAGTTAGTGGAGAACTGTTACCAGACTGATGATACCAAGCTGATGCTTCTAGAGTTAGTGGAGAACTGTTACCAGACTGATGATACCAATCTGATGCTTCTAGAGTTAGTGGAGAACTGTTACCAGACTGATGATACCAATCTGATGCTTCTAGAGTTAGTGGAGAACTGTTACCAGACTGATGATACCAAGCTGATGCTTCTAGAGTTAGTGGAGAACTGTTACCAGACTGATG ATACCAAGCTGATGCTTCTAGAGTTAGTGGAGAACTGTTACCAGACTGATGATACCAATCTGATGCTTCTAGAGTTAGTGGAGAACTGTTACCAGACTGATGATAACAATGTGATCCTTCCACAGTTATGCAAGTGTGTGGAAGGTGGGGCGGGCAGGACCTTAGCATTTTTAGCATGTTGGTTTTTAGCATCTAGTCTGTCCTGTTGCATCGACCCTGGGTTGCTCCACTAA